In the genome of Persephonella sp. KM09-Lau-8, one region contains:
- the gyrB gene encoding DNA topoisomerase (ATP-hydrolyzing) subunit B, whose amino-acid sequence MSEELKKHQEEYGAEAIDVVEGLDHVRARPAMYIGDISERGLHHLVWELVDNAVDEAMAGYAKNISVIINEDGSITVEDDGRGIPVDIHPKTGKPAVEMVFTVLGAGGKFSKKAYQYSGGLHGVGASVVNALSRWLVVEVYRDGKVYRQEYEFGKPITPLKVVGETVKTGTKVTFMPDDTIFETVNFKYDTIAKRLRELAFLNPGVRFFVADRRKDIEEEFLYHEGIKDFVRVLNQAKDPLFDEVIYIKDEKERIIVEVAFQYTKSYNEVIESFVNNVKTVEGGTHVTGFRAALTRAMNKTLSSMRLPKELKSGVKGEDLREGLTAVISVKVPEPQFEGQTKSKLGNQEVKKVVETVVGDYLLDYFDKNKEIAVKIAEKAIEAAVAREAAKKAKEISRRKSFLEDTSLPGKLADCSETDPEKCELFIVEGESAGGSAKQGRDRRTQAILPLKGKILNVEKARIDKILSNDEIRSIINAIGTGIGFGTEEDEEGFDLSKLRYHKIILMADADVDGSHITTLLLTLFYRYFPQIIENGFLYIAQPPLYKLKKGRSEIYVKDDEELARIIIDFASDEIKFENVNLTKIQVKELAKLAKEYADLKKSLTKKKDEKVVEAVLDIAIKDDELSNEDRVKEIVQQLQEKLGDNYSVYYEYDPIEGEYDIFCDRKERFGKVSTKIDANFLTSFAYRRLLELRKEIMSIIGELPVKVTYKNKEDTVDNLDRLYEIIWEAGIQGVEIQRYKGLGEMNPEQLWETTMNPKTRRLMQVTLEDAALADEVFSILMGDKVEPRREFIMKYAREVRNLDV is encoded by the coding sequence TTGTCAGAAGAATTAAAAAAGCATCAGGAAGAATACGGAGCTGAAGCAATAGATGTGGTTGAAGGCCTTGACCACGTCCGTGCAAGGCCTGCCATGTATATCGGTGATATCTCAGAAAGGGGTCTTCACCATCTTGTATGGGAGTTGGTGGACAACGCCGTTGACGAAGCAATGGCAGGCTATGCCAAAAATATCTCTGTGATTATCAATGAGGACGGCTCTATAACAGTTGAGGATGATGGTAGAGGAATTCCTGTTGATATACACCCAAAAACAGGAAAACCTGCGGTTGAGATGGTATTTACCGTTTTAGGTGCAGGTGGTAAGTTTTCTAAAAAAGCCTATCAATATTCCGGTGGTCTGCACGGGGTAGGTGCTTCTGTTGTTAATGCCCTTTCCAGATGGCTTGTTGTAGAAGTTTACAGAGATGGAAAGGTTTACAGACAAGAATATGAATTTGGAAAACCTATTACTCCTCTAAAAGTTGTTGGGGAAACAGTCAAAACAGGAACAAAAGTAACTTTTATGCCAGATGACACAATATTTGAAACAGTTAACTTTAAATATGACACAATAGCTAAAAGATTAAGAGAATTAGCATTCCTTAACCCTGGTGTAAGATTTTTTGTTGCAGACAGAAGAAAAGATATAGAAGAAGAATTTCTTTACCATGAAGGTATAAAGGACTTCGTCCGTGTATTAAACCAGGCTAAAGACCCACTATTTGATGAAGTTATTTATATAAAGGATGAAAAAGAGAGAATAATTGTTGAAGTGGCTTTCCAGTATACAAAAAGCTATAACGAAGTTATAGAAAGTTTTGTTAACAACGTAAAAACTGTTGAAGGTGGAACCCACGTAACAGGCTTCAGAGCAGCTCTTACAAGGGCTATGAACAAGACCCTCTCATCTATGAGACTACCTAAAGAGCTAAAAAGTGGAGTAAAAGGAGAAGATTTAAGAGAAGGTCTTACAGCTGTAATATCAGTAAAAGTTCCTGAACCTCAGTTTGAAGGTCAGACAAAATCAAAACTGGGGAATCAGGAAGTTAAAAAAGTTGTTGAAACGGTAGTAGGAGATTATCTCCTTGATTATTTTGATAAAAACAAGGAGATTGCTGTAAAAATAGCAGAAAAAGCCATTGAAGCAGCAGTTGCAAGGGAAGCTGCCAAAAAGGCCAAAGAAATCTCCAGAAGAAAATCCTTCCTTGAGGATACATCTCTTCCAGGAAAGCTGGCAGACTGCTCAGAAACAGACCCGGAAAAATGCGAACTGTTCATTGTTGAGGGTGAATCTGCCGGTGGTTCTGCAAAACAGGGAAGAGACAGAAGAACTCAGGCAATCTTGCCATTAAAAGGAAAAATTCTTAATGTTGAGAAAGCAAGAATAGATAAAATCCTATCCAATGATGAAATCAGATCTATCATAAATGCAATCGGAACAGGAATAGGTTTTGGAACAGAAGAAGATGAAGAAGGATTTGACCTTAGCAAACTGAGATACCACAAAATAATCCTCATGGCAGACGCCGATGTAGACGGCTCACACATAACAACCCTGCTACTAACTCTGTTTTACAGATACTTCCCACAAATAATAGAAAATGGATTTTTATACATTGCACAGCCACCACTTTATAAACTGAAAAAAGGCAGGTCAGAAATATACGTCAAAGATGACGAAGAGCTGGCAAGGATAATAATAGATTTTGCTTCAGATGAGATTAAGTTTGAGAATGTGAACCTTACAAAAATACAGGTCAAAGAGCTGGCAAAACTTGCAAAAGAATATGCAGACCTAAAGAAAAGCCTTACAAAGAAAAAAGATGAAAAAGTTGTAGAAGCAGTCTTAGATATTGCAATAAAAGATGATGAGCTTTCAAATGAAGACAGGGTAAAAGAAATCGTCCAGCAATTACAGGAAAAATTAGGGGATAACTACAGTGTTTATTATGAGTATGACCCAATAGAAGGGGAATATGATATATTCTGCGACAGAAAAGAAAGATTTGGTAAGGTATCCACAAAAATAGATGCCAATTTTCTGACTTCCTTTGCCTATAGGAGACTTCTTGAACTGAGAAAAGAAATAATGAGCATAATAGGAGAGCTTCCTGTAAAGGTTACCTATAAAAACAAAGAAGACACGGTGGATAATCTTGATAGGCTTTATGAAATCATCTGGGAAGCAGGTATTCAAGGGGTAGAAATACAGAGATACAAAGGTCTTGGAGAAATGAACCCAGAACAGCTATGGGAAACAACAATGAACCCAAAAACCAGAAGATTAATGCAGGTTACACTTGAGGACGCAGCACTTGCAGATGAAGTATTCTCAATCCTGATGGGTGATAAAGTTGAACCAAGAAGAGAGTTTATTATGAAATACGCAAGAGAAGTTAGAAATCTTGATGTCTAA
- a CDS encoding menaquinone biosynthesis decarboxylase — protein sequence MENFINLARSLNRLKVIDEPLDVNLEIPHLAYIEIKKEKPNVLLFTNPIDKEKNIKYPIPVLMNAFAGFDITERIFGRHPDEIAVEIEKFLHLKPPENLKEKLSALGLLFKLKNVFPKRTNKKGKCQEVVITGNQIDLDQLPILKTWEKDGGRFITAGQVYTKSLDGKLNNLGLYRIQQINKNQLIMHWQVHKDASHFFDQYYKAKKKMPVAIAIGGDPLYTWCGQAPLPYGLFELLLYGFIKNQNPRLVKCITNDIYVPEDADIVIEGEVDPTDFRPEGPFGDHTGYYTPVENFPVLTVKAITMKKNPVYYATVVGKPPVEDKYMGWGTERIFLPLLKTTTPDLIDYHMPENGVFHNLLIAKIKPLYKGHAKQIMHAFWGVGQMSFLKHAIFVNEDAPPLTNYPELTRYILNRLSEKSFLITEGIVDQLDHSSYETLVGGKLGVDATGKSVEKQVEVLPDKELFEKVKNLDENIVELKQYMTDTANPITVIKVNKTKPVKEIFNKLKQFKKYLKIVVFVDNEHNDLDNPYMLVWRVTNNIDALKDVWIEEIWGLDATRKWEIDGYYRQWPEDVFCTPKVIEKLKEKGLIDVGDEFLKKYQIIPL from the coding sequence ATGGAAAATTTCATAAATCTGGCACGTTCATTAAATCGGCTAAAGGTAATAGATGAACCCCTTGATGTTAATCTGGAAATTCCCCATCTGGCATATATAGAGATAAAAAAAGAAAAACCCAATGTTCTTTTATTTACAAATCCCATAGATAAAGAAAAAAATATAAAATATCCTATTCCTGTTTTGATGAATGCCTTTGCAGGATTTGATATTACAGAAAGGATTTTTGGCAGGCATCCAGACGAAATAGCAGTAGAAATTGAGAAATTTCTCCATCTAAAACCACCGGAAAATCTAAAAGAAAAATTATCAGCTTTAGGACTTTTATTTAAGCTAAAAAATGTTTTTCCCAAAAGAACGAACAAAAAAGGAAAATGTCAGGAAGTAGTAATAACAGGAAATCAGATAGATTTAGACCAGCTTCCTATACTGAAAACATGGGAAAAGGATGGAGGCAGATTTATAACTGCAGGACAGGTTTACACAAAAAGTTTAGACGGAAAATTAAATAATCTGGGTCTTTACCGTATTCAACAGATAAACAAAAATCAGCTTATAATGCACTGGCAGGTGCATAAAGATGCCAGTCATTTTTTTGACCAGTATTACAAAGCAAAGAAAAAAATGCCTGTTGCCATTGCAATAGGTGGTGACCCTTTATATACATGGTGTGGACAGGCACCACTGCCTTATGGTCTATTTGAACTGCTTTTATACGGCTTTATAAAAAATCAAAATCCCCGTTTAGTAAAATGTATAACCAACGATATTTATGTTCCTGAAGATGCAGATATAGTCATAGAAGGGGAAGTTGACCCTACAGATTTTAGACCTGAAGGACCCTTTGGCGATCACACAGGATACTACACACCTGTTGAGAACTTTCCTGTCCTTACAGTAAAAGCAATCACAATGAAAAAAAATCCTGTATATTATGCAACCGTTGTAGGCAAACCCCCGGTGGAAGACAAATATATGGGCTGGGGAACTGAAAGGATATTTCTGCCTTTGCTCAAAACTACAACTCCAGACCTGATTGATTACCACATGCCTGAAAATGGAGTTTTCCATAATCTGCTAATTGCAAAAATAAAGCCTCTTTATAAAGGTCATGCAAAACAAATAATGCATGCCTTCTGGGGTGTTGGACAGATGAGTTTTCTAAAACATGCAATCTTTGTTAATGAGGATGCTCCCCCTTTAACAAATTACCCCGAGCTTACAAGATATATATTAAACAGACTTTCTGAAAAATCATTTCTAATTACAGAAGGTATTGTTGACCAGCTTGACCACTCCAGTTATGAAACTTTAGTCGGCGGAAAACTGGGAGTAGATGCCACTGGAAAATCTGTTGAAAAACAAGTAGAAGTTTTACCTGATAAAGAACTTTTTGAAAAAGTAAAAAATCTTGATGAAAATATTGTTGAATTAAAACAATATATGACTGATACAGCTAACCCAATAACCGTAATCAAGGTAAACAAAACAAAACCTGTTAAAGAAATATTCAATAAACTAAAGCAGTTTAAAAAGTATCTAAAAATTGTTGTATTTGTAGATAATGAGCATAATGACCTTGATAATCCTTATATGCTGGTCTGGAGAGTAACAAACAATATTGATGCCCTAAAGGATGTATGGATTGAGGAAATATGGGGCTTAGATGCCACAAGAAAATGGGAGATAGACGGATACTACCGCCAGTGGCCTGAAGATGTATTTTGCACACCAAAAGTTATTGAGAAACTAAAAGAAAAAGGTCTGATTGATGTTGGTGATGAATTTCTAAAAAAATATCAGATAATTCCATTGTGA
- a CDS encoding YqhA family protein, producing MFRLIEKVVERILWESRFMIFLAVIASVLAAFVLVLIGTYDIYIVIEEAFHMFSSKEYFQEFHKEAIKHIVSAVDVYLIATVLLIFGLGLYELFISKIDAMEKDTRSSKILVVHTLDQLKEKLAKVILMVLIVTFFKYAIEFKYEDIKNLLFLSIGVFLIALSIYFMHKGHGEEHNEH from the coding sequence TTGTTCAGATTAATAGAAAAAGTTGTTGAGAGGATTTTATGGGAAAGTAGATTTATGATATTTCTGGCTGTTATTGCCAGTGTTCTGGCAGCTTTTGTTCTGGTTTTAATAGGAACTTATGATATATACATTGTTATAGAAGAAGCATTTCATATGTTCTCATCAAAAGAATATTTCCAGGAGTTTCATAAAGAAGCTATAAAGCATATTGTTTCTGCAGTTGATGTTTATCTAATAGCTACTGTTTTGCTTATATTTGGACTTGGTCTTTATGAATTATTTATCTCAAAAATAGATGCTATGGAAAAAGATACAAGGTCATCAAAAATTCTTGTAGTTCATACATTAGACCAGCTAAAAGAAAAACTTGCAAAAGTAATCCTTATGGTTTTGATTGTTACATTTTTCAAATATGCTATTGAGTTTAAATATGAAGATATTAAAAATCTTCTTTTCCTCAGTATCGGTGTTTTTCTGATAGCTCTATCTATCTACTTTATGCATAAAGGACACGGAGAAGAACATAACGAACATTAA
- a CDS encoding DUF1931 family protein yields MAVVGAAKLEALMRKAASLDIDKNKAKEITDIVEKKLYDLLLIGERNASYNAREVIWESDVPLTKGFLESMQKFRKLEEEIAVEDVLNFLATMPPLKYPLEAELEKRLPEIVGTLIYILAQLIKEIAPESRKPSSEDIEKAGKILDLTM; encoded by the coding sequence ATGGCAGTAGTTGGAGCAGCTAAACTGGAAGCACTTATGAGAAAAGCGGCAAGCCTTGATATTGACAAAAACAAGGCAAAGGAAATCACTGACATTGTTGAAAAAAAACTTTATGACTTGCTTTTAATTGGTGAAAGGAATGCAAGTTATAATGCCAGAGAGGTTATCTGGGAATCAGATGTGCCTCTTACAAAAGGTTTCTTAGAGTCAATGCAAAAATTTAGAAAACTGGAAGAAGAGATTGCAGTTGAAGATGTTTTAAACTTCCTTGCCACAATGCCACCTTTAAAATATCCACTGGAGGCTGAACTGGAAAAAAGACTTCCAGAAATAGTAGGAACTCTTATATACATCCTTGCTCAGCTTATTAAAGAAATAGCTCCAGAAAGCAGAAAACCATCTTCAGAAGATATAGAAAAAGCAGGAAAAATCCTTGACCTTACAATGTGA
- a CDS encoding YfdX family protein has product MRKLLGAVLSAAIIVSPVFAKEENKKTNIQQKQETASSLIESSGKRSTQKVREQELQKIIKEAASIYAEGNRILFLLTHNKIEEAKKALKALKERVDKLEKQYQGKMVRLPIDVIVNEVVGITDIEQAKKLAEEVKKAVKNNDFIKARILLNALRSEIVIETVYLPIGLYKQAIDLAYKFLEEGKVKNAISQLQVAMNTIEIDTTIIPEPIAIASLLVEDASKRFKDNPEQALKLLEEAKRQIKLAKVLGYIRNDKDIEPLIKQIEKLEKEVKAKTGTKEKFKSLFESIEKFKESSTQTSTK; this is encoded by the coding sequence ATGAGAAAACTATTAGGTGCTGTTTTATCAGCGGCAATTATAGTTTCTCCTGTTTTTGCAAAAGAAGAAAACAAGAAAACAAACATACAGCAAAAACAGGAAACAGCAAGTTCTCTTATTGAAAGCTCTGGAAAAAGAAGCACACAAAAAGTAAGAGAACAGGAGCTTCAAAAAATTATAAAAGAAGCAGCAAGCATTTATGCAGAAGGAAACAGAATTTTATTTTTGCTTACCCACAACAAGATAGAGGAAGCCAAAAAAGCTCTGAAAGCCCTTAAAGAAAGAGTAGATAAGTTGGAAAAACAGTATCAGGGTAAAATGGTCAGACTGCCTATTGATGTTATTGTTAATGAAGTGGTAGGAATAACAGATATAGAACAGGCCAAAAAACTTGCAGAAGAAGTTAAAAAGGCAGTTAAAAACAATGATTTTATAAAAGCAAGGATTTTACTGAATGCATTAAGGTCAGAAATAGTTATAGAAACTGTATATCTACCTATTGGACTTTATAAACAAGCTATAGACCTTGCATATAAATTCCTTGAAGAAGGCAAGGTCAAAAATGCTATTTCTCAACTTCAAGTTGCTATGAATACTATAGAAATTGATACAACCATAATCCCAGAGCCGATTGCTATAGCATCACTTCTTGTTGAAGATGCCTCTAAACGCTTTAAAGATAATCCAGAGCAGGCTCTAAAACTTCTTGAGGAAGCTAAAAGACAGATTAAACTGGCAAAAGTCCTTGGTTATATAAGAAATGACAAGGATATAGAACCTCTCATAAAACAGATAGAAAAACTGGAAAAAGAGGTTAAGGCAAAAACAGGAACAAAAGAGAAATTTAAATCTCTATTTGAAAGCATAGAGAAGTTCAAAGAAAGTTCTACACAAACAAGCACCAAATAA
- the pfdA gene encoding prefoldin subunit alpha, whose product MAKKEVKKQPTTEELSRELRGYIAQIEALRAEIAVIDENIATYRTAIKTINNLRDLGKGKNILIPIGAGAQIEAKIENPDRIVVSIGSGISAELNAEEALTQIAKEIASLQALRRTLEEAIAEAYTKTEELLQKTREIGQEEGKSSK is encoded by the coding sequence ATGGCAAAAAAAGAGGTTAAAAAACAACCTACAACAGAGGAGCTCAGCAGAGAGCTCAGAGGATACATAGCTCAAATTGAGGCTCTCAGAGCTGAAATTGCAGTTATTGATGAAAATATAGCAACTTACAGAACTGCAATTAAAACAATAAACAACCTGAGGGACTTAGGTAAGGGTAAAAATATCCTTATCCCAATCGGAGCAGGAGCTCAGATTGAGGCAAAAATTGAAAATCCAGACAGAATAGTAGTCAGCATAGGCTCCGGAATATCTGCAGAGCTTAATGCAGAAGAGGCTTTAACACAGATAGCCAAAGAGATAGCTTCTCTACAAGCACTTAGAAGAACACTTGAGGAAGCCATAGCAGAAGCTTATACAAAAACAGAAGAACTACTCCAGAAAACAAGAGAAATAGGACAGGAGGAGGGTAAATCCTCCAAATAA
- a CDS encoding TIGR00703 family protein encodes MNIVELRELQAINTLVFETLGQPEKEREFKLKALKRWGFDLLLGKKGGETTYFTAEAGKREVGDKYTEEDVHYEVEEIIHELPKNKKIFAHIEMMHGRAYLVGELREGEENIEILRVPAGSILLAYFKKHKLHNLIEALKNVGTALELVKQRGQEGKPVPYEQLPNVARRFLRGAKDLEKDAGFGRVALSYWGENKDGDARFRVSWLLPTIALFDIDIAEKADKLLAAFK; translated from the coding sequence ATGAATATTGTAGAACTGAGGGAATTACAGGCGATTAATACCCTTGTATTTGAGACGCTGGGACAACCAGAAAAGGAAAGGGAGTTTAAACTAAAAGCTCTCAAAAGATGGGGTTTTGACCTTTTATTAGGTAAAAAAGGAGGAGAAACCACATATTTCACAGCAGAGGCAGGAAAAAGAGAGGTAGGGGACAAATACACAGAGGAAGATGTCCACTATGAAGTGGAAGAAATCATCCATGAGCTTCCTAAAAACAAAAAGATATTTGCCCATATTGAGATGATGCATGGAAGGGCATATCTGGTAGGGGAGTTGAGGGAAGGAGAAGAAAATATAGAAATCTTAAGAGTTCCAGCAGGTAGCATTCTCCTTGCCTATTTTAAGAAACATAAACTTCATAATCTTATTGAAGCATTAAAAAATGTAGGAACAGCTCTGGAACTTGTTAAACAAAGAGGTCAGGAAGGAAAACCTGTTCCTTATGAGCAGCTTCCCAATGTGGCAAGGAGATTTTTAAGGGGAGCAAAAGACCTTGAAAAAGACGCAGGATTTGGAAGGGTAGCTCTCTCCTACTGGGGAGAGAACAAGGATGGGGATGCAAGATTTAGAGTGTCATGGCTATTACCAACTATAGCCTTATTTGATATTGATATAGCAGAAAAAGCAGACAAACTACTGGCAGCATTTAAGTAG
- the tpx gene encoding thiol peroxidase, whose product MAVTVNLKGNPVALAGPEINVGDRAPEAVVVASDLSEKTIGGAKGKPQLIITVPSLDTPVCETETKKFNELVAGLDIDVTVVSMDLPFAEKRFCESYNIGNVTVASDFRYRDMEKYGVLIAEGALKGILARAVFVVDAEGKVVYKQLVPEITEEPNYDDVLACVKSL is encoded by the coding sequence ATGGCAGTAACAGTTAACTTAAAAGGAAATCCAGTTGCTTTAGCAGGGCCTGAAATCAATGTTGGAGACAGAGCCCCAGAAGCAGTTGTTGTAGCTTCTGACCTTTCAGAAAAAACAATTGGTGGTGCAAAAGGAAAGCCACAACTTATTATTACAGTTCCATCACTTGACACACCTGTATGTGAAACAGAAACTAAAAAGTTCAATGAGCTTGTTGCAGGTCTTGATATTGATGTTACAGTAGTTTCTATGGATTTACCATTTGCAGAGAAAAGATTCTGTGAGTCTTACAATATTGGAAATGTAACAGTTGCTTCTGACTTCAGATACAGAGATATGGAAAAATACGGGGTTCTGATTGCAGAAGGAGCACTTAAAGGAATTTTAGCAAGAGCTGTTTTTGTTGTTGATGCAGAAGGAAAAGTTGTTTACAAGCAGCTTGTTCCTGAAATCACAGAAGAGCCTAACTACGACGATGTTTTAGCTTGCGTAAAATCTTTATAA
- a CDS encoding glycosyltransferase family A protein: MKILVGSPIRQKPEVLRYFLEFLTYLEDFENLDFFFIDDNVEETSEKLLEDFRNKTDRVILEKSWYTQDEEYKCDNNTHHWTDNLIWKVADFKDRIIDYAREKNYDYLFFVDSDLLLYPQTIKHLISTGKDIISEVFWTKWKPTDPIEYPQVWLSDHYNLFEAKYINAPEEIQTKKNAKISKKT; encoded by the coding sequence ATGAAAATTTTAGTGGGTTCACCTATAAGACAAAAACCAGAAGTTTTAAGGTATTTTCTTGAATTTTTGACTTATCTGGAGGATTTTGAGAATTTAGATTTTTTCTTTATAGATGATAATGTAGAAGAAACATCTGAAAAATTACTGGAAGACTTTAGAAATAAAACAGATAGGGTAATATTAGAAAAATCCTGGTATACTCAAGATGAAGAATATAAGTGCGATAATAATACCCATCACTGGACGGATAATCTTATCTGGAAAGTAGCTGATTTTAAGGACAGGATAATTGATTATGCGAGAGAGAAAAATTATGATTATCTGTTTTTTGTTGATTCAGATTTACTCTTATACCCACAGACAATAAAACATCTGATTTCTACAGGAAAAGATATAATTTCTGAGGTTTTCTGGACTAAATGGAAACCTACAGACCCTATAGAATATCCACAGGTTTGGTTATCTGACCACTATAACCTTTTTGAAGCTAAATATATAAACGCCCCTGAGGAAATACAAACTAAAAAAAATGCGAAAATTTCTAAAAAAACTTAA
- the carB gene encoding carbamoyl-phosphate synthase large subunit, which produces MKKGKVIILGSGPNRIGQGIEFDYACVHCVWALKEEGYEAIMVNCNPETVSTDYDTSDKLFFEPIVYEDVVNIIESEQPIGVVVQFGGQTPLKLAVPLQNAGINILGTSPESIDIAEDRERFRELIIKLGLKQPESGIARSKEEAILTAEKIGYPVLVRPSYVLGGRAMRLVYDTAELLEYIEEAVYVSEDKPLLIDRFLEDAVELDVDAVSDGEDVLVGAVMEHIEEAGIHSGDSATCIPPYTLPDEIIYEVKRQTRELAKALDVRGLMNVQYAVKDNEIYVIEVNPRASRTVPFVSKAIGYPLAKIASKIIVGRKLREIIPEVFEIKEPHPASDFRDKNFKRYSIKEVVFPWNRFPEVDPLLGPEMKSTGEVMGIDEDFGMAFWKAQAAAGSILPTEGIVFISVADKDKPYVVEIARKLVDMGFTIYATEGTHKYLTEKGIPSTRVSKLSEERPNVVDRIRNGEIKIVINTPSGKRERSDAYFIRRAAVEHKVPYFTTIRAAKAAVEAINSYKNKQFTVNPLQDIFG; this is translated from the coding sequence ATGAAAAAAGGAAAAGTAATCATATTAGGCAGCGGCCCTAACAGAATAGGACAGGGTATAGAGTTTGATTATGCCTGTGTCCATTGTGTATGGGCATTGAAAGAAGAAGGCTATGAAGCAATAATGGTAAACTGCAACCCTGAAACAGTTTCAACTGATTACGACACATCGGACAAACTATTTTTTGAGCCTATAGTTTATGAAGATGTTGTAAATATCATAGAAAGTGAGCAGCCAATAGGAGTTGTTGTTCAGTTTGGAGGACAGACCCCTTTAAAACTTGCAGTTCCCCTTCAAAATGCAGGTATAAATATTCTTGGAACTTCTCCTGAAAGTATTGATATTGCAGAAGACAGGGAAAGATTTAGAGAGCTTATTATAAAACTTGGTCTAAAACAACCTGAAAGTGGTATAGCAAGGTCAAAGGAAGAAGCAATTCTGACAGCAGAAAAAATAGGCTATCCTGTGCTTGTTAGACCTTCTTATGTTTTAGGTGGAAGAGCTATGAGGCTTGTTTATGATACAGCAGAGCTTCTAGAGTATATAGAAGAAGCTGTTTATGTATCAGAGGACAAACCCCTTTTGATAGACAGATTTCTGGAAGATGCTGTTGAGCTTGATGTTGATGCTGTTTCTGATGGGGAAGATGTACTTGTTGGAGCTGTTATGGAGCATATAGAAGAAGCAGGAATTCACTCAGGAGATAGTGCAACCTGTATTCCACCTTATACACTACCAGATGAAATCATATACGAAGTCAAAAGACAAACCAGAGAACTGGCAAAAGCCCTTGATGTTAGAGGTCTTATGAATGTCCAGTATGCAGTAAAGGATAATGAGATTTATGTAATAGAAGTTAATCCGAGGGCTTCACGAACGGTTCCATTTGTAAGTAAAGCGATAGGTTATCCACTGGCAAAAATTGCTTCAAAAATTATAGTAGGTAGAAAGCTTAGAGAAATAATTCCAGAAGTATTTGAGATAAAAGAGCCCCATCCAGCCTCAGATTTCAGGGATAAAAATTTCAAAAGATACTCAATCAAAGAAGTAGTATTTCCATGGAACAGATTTCCGGAAGTTGACCCATTGCTTGGTCCCGAGATGAAGTCTACAGGTGAGGTAATGGGAATAGATGAGGATTTTGGAATGGCATTCTGGAAAGCTCAGGCAGCAGCAGGCTCAATATTACCAACAGAGGGAATTGTATTTATATCAGTGGCAGACAAAGATAAACCCTATGTGGTAGAAATAGCAAGGAAGCTTGTAGATATGGGCTTTACAATATATGCGACAGAAGGAACCCATAAATATTTAACTGAAAAAGGAATTCCATCAACAAGAGTAAGTAAACTTTCGGAAGAAAGGCCAAACGTTGTAGATAGAATCAGAAACGGGGAAATTAAAATTGTAATAAACACACCTTCTGGTAAGCGAGAAAGGTCTGATGCATACTTTATAAGAAGGGCAGCTGTAGAACATAAAGTTCCATACTTTACAACAATAAGAGCTGCAAAAGCTGCTGTTGAAGCAATAAATTCTTATAAAAATAAACAGTTTACAGTGAATCCTTTACAGGATATATTTGGATAA
- the thiE gene encoding thiamine phosphate synthase, producing MQAFLKKYYAITDRKQFRYDFETQIKRMLDAGIRMFQLREKDLSSDQLFDLAQKLSNLLKGYDASFFINDRVDIAVLTGANGVHLPSKSVPIEVIKHKFPELIVGKSCHSVEEAIKAEKEGADYITFSPIFETPGKGEPKGLEALKEVVQKVNIPVYALGGITEDKIPEVLKTGAYGIAGIRIFIK from the coding sequence ATGCAGGCATTTCTAAAAAAATATTATGCAATAACTGACAGAAAACAGTTCAGATATGATTTTGAAACCCAGATAAAAAGGATGCTTGATGCAGGCATCCGAATGTTTCAATTGAGGGAAAAGGATTTATCCTCTGACCAGCTTTTTGATCTTGCCCAGAAATTATCAAATCTTTTAAAGGGATATGATGCCTCATTTTTTATTAATGATAGGGTTGATATAGCTGTTTTGACAGGTGCTAATGGCGTTCATCTACCTTCAAAGTCTGTTCCAATTGAAGTAATAAAGCATAAATTCCCAGAGCTGATTGTTGGTAAATCATGCCATTCTGTTGAAGAGGCAATAAAAGCAGAAAAAGAAGGTGCAGATTATATAACATTTTCCCCGATATTTGAAACTCCTGGAAAAGGAGAGCCGAAAGGATTAGAAGCTTTAAAAGAAGTAGTCCAGAAGGTCAATATCCCTGTTTACGCTCTTGGAGGTATTACAGAAGATAAAATCCCTGAAGTATTAAAAACAGGTGCCTACGGCATCGCAGGCATAAGAATTTTTATCAAGTAG